The Rosa rugosa chromosome 1, drRosRugo1.1, whole genome shotgun sequence genomic sequence ccaatctccatGTCTTCTTTTGCTAtcttcaaatctccgcatttcaagcctcaaatggtcattttattctcaatgcatggtttcctacaaataaaaggaaatagattaaaaagggtaaaataacatggaagacaaatcaattttcatagttatggagcacaattgcataagtaatttgtgactcaacaagTGACACACCCACCAAGTCAGTATTTGGACCGAGGTCTACAAGGATATCCCATTAAAGCTAGACTAATTTCTCACCACAGGCGCACGAGCCTGAAGACTCTAAAATCTATTGGTCACGATCGAACTCGTGAGAGTTGGGACTCGAACGCTAGACTTGGAGGTTCCATGTTAGGGCGTTCGACCAACCTGCATCAAATTTtatgttatttattttatgtcaTTTACTTTCtacaatataagaaaatcataAAAAGTAATTGTCATCACCTGCACTTTCACATTCACTCATTGAATTACACAACACGAAGTATGGCCAACTCGAGTAAAATCCTTGCATCCAAGGCTGAGATATCGCAGCGTTCGAGATCGATCATTTCTCGGCCTACAGTCAATTAATTTAAAGTCAGATTAGATCAACGCTAAATCAATAACTCAGAACGAAACCTCACTTAGTGTCTCGACTGCTAGTTGCCACACTATGGCGCACATCACGAAGTCAGAAAGACATGTGTAAGCCAAGAAGCTTTTAGTTACATGACATGTAGCAAGATGATTTTTGAGCAAACAACATGTCACGCTATATCATATAGAACCCTCTTGAAACTTTTACACCCGATTatgttagaaagaaaaaaaattattgactTTGCTTTGCTTAACTACGAAACTACACCctctattattattataattttttatttttcgtaGCTAATTTTCTCATTGATAAAATGAACCATTCATTCCCTTAAACAAAAATGAATCATTTATTCCATCTTTCTCATTAAAATGAGTTAATTATGCAAAGCCTAAAAAGAAAGTCCTCATGGACTCTTTTTTAAAATGATGAGTCATTTCAAATCAGCGGTTGGATAAGTATCTTCAACCTACAAATTATCTAACAAGTGATTTAAAATGACAAGAAACTgaaattcttaggtagggcaGGCGTGCCATGTGTCTAATACGCCCGGCCAATCATGTTTCTCAGtcttttaattatatttcaaaaCTATTCatgttttataaaagaaaatacccaaaacacccccgcTACTCCCTTGCATGAACACTGATTGGCTGAGTGTACTGGTCACGTGACACGCCTACCCTACCTAAGACTCTCTCTAAAATGATTCTTAACTAAAAAGGTTAGTGACACTGTGCTATTTCCAACtttcacttttttttgtttggagaAGTTTCTAACTTTTaccttaaaataaaataaaagggagaatatcacaaatgatcACTTAACTTTTAcatattcgacactttggtcactcaccttaTAAATagatcactttggtcactcaactttaactctgttattcactttagtcacttcgttaatttttttcattaaaaaaaaattatttgccacaatattaatgatattttcatccaattaattgtgaaaaattgagaaatctgtattagaatgattgggagaagtgattaaagtgagataaaatgcccATTGAGTGACTAAAATGATTGATAGAATAATAGTTAAGTgaccaaaatgatatatttgaaaattgagtgactaaagtatTGAATGAGTCATATAGTTGAGTGATTATTAGTGAAATTCTctctaaaataaaatagaatgaAGGCTCAACCTAGGATGGTAAAAAACCGAGTGTGTAGTGAAGAAAAGTCAAAAGACCGATCAAGAGAGAGTTGGGTTAACAAGGAAGCGGGAAGCCGAAGAAGCCGTCAAACCCCACAACAGAAGACAATTCATCACCTAACATGCTTCAGTCTTTGATCGATTGATTAAAAGATTCAATCTTTTTTGATTTTGTAAGCCAACCTGCCTAATTCTTTGATTAAAAGATTCATCTTTTTTGATTTGGTACGCAAACCACTCCTTACTCTgaatcagacaaaaaaaaaatcaaatccatCTTCAATTATTTAGCTCATTCAGAACAGGAGCCACTCCCCCTCAAGATTTTGACTTTCATTACTTTCTCATTTCCAAATCTTCTTCCCAAcaacaaggagaagaagatcTTTCTTATTCTGAACTGCAGGTTAGTTTTTCATTTCAATGGCGATTTGTCCATCTGGTTTTGTTCAATGTTTGTTCCAGCAATTTGGGATTGATCGGTTCTGTTTATATGATCGTTTGGTGTATTGGGATTTCATTTATTGTCTTTTGGATTTACTTGTTAATATACCCACATTGCAAATAATCattctttttcaaattttttcatATGAAGGAAATATAAACTATCAACTGTGGgaagctgcaattgaaattcAGAAACCTGTTTAGGAAAAAATCAGAGTGATTGCCTTATATTTCGATTCACAAACTTTGATATTGAGGAATGAATAGGGTGTCTTTTTCCAAAGTTATGGCAATATGATCAAATAGGCAATTTAGCTCAAAACCTTATTATTGGTATCAGAAATACTAATTCTCAGTATCTAGTTAGTATATAGTTATCTTTTTAGTTGTTTTGTCCATGCGGATACTATCTAGTTGTTTTGTCACTACTATCAGGGTTTGGATGTTTGTAGTGGCTATAAGCCTACAAGTTCACATGGCCCTTGAATAAGTGACTAAGAAGACGTAATGTAAATTTCTTGTTAGTGTTTCATGAGAAAATATCATTTATGATATGATTATATGGCACTAAGAATTTTCTGTGTGATTCTAGTTAGGTGAAATAGTCTTGTTGTCGTAGATGGGAGATGGAACCCAGGAATACACTGTCGATGACGCTCTTGTCTCCATGGGGTTTGGAAAGTTCCAACTTCTTGTGCTTGTTTATGCCGGCATGGGTTGGATCTCAGAAGCAATGGAGATGATGCTACTCTCGTTTGTAGGACCAGCGGTTCAGTCTGCTTGGGGTCTTTCTTCTAAACAAGAAAGTTTCATAACCAGTGTGGTGTTTTCTGGAATGCTGGTTGGAGCATACACATGGGGCATCGTCTCAGATAACTACGGACGCAGGTGtgcacttttatttttttcatacatgttttctgttttgtttgcTCAAACAGTGTTGAATAATTTTTGGATCCCTTTGTGATGTGtcgcgggggggggggggggggggaagagtTGCCTTTACAATACCTAATATGATTCTATAAACAAGTTTCAATTGACTATATGTCCTTGTGCAACATGGTTCCAACTATAGTTTGAACGCCTTGCATGTTTCTCTTTACCACCAAGTTTTGATTACATAAAAGTACAAATCTAGATTAATCATGAATAATGATAAAAGGGCTTTCTTTGGAGGTTGGTGGGTGTggtatatttttttgttatggTTCTTCACTTAAAGTTGTagaatttttttgaaaaatctaaaataaaatttaaagttTGATGCTTAATTACATGCTGAGATCTTCAGTAATACAACTATAAATCTCTTAAAAATTTCTCAGAACTGTTGATATTTTGCAAGTACTGATCAATTCTCCTAACCTTTGATATATGTAGTGTTTCCGTGGCACTTCTGCTTTTCCAGTGTTGCTGTCCTGCATCTGAACTCTTTCCATTTTATAGAGTTTACTGTGATTTTGAATGCACCGAGTTTTCTACTTAACAAATCCTCTGGTTCTTTTGTCTGTTCCTTCAGGAAAGGATTCCTTATTACAGCCATGATTACTTCCGGTGCTGGTTTTCTGAGTGCTTTTTCCCCTAATTATACATCCTTGCTTATTTTCCGTTGTTTGGTCGGTGTTGGCTTGGGAGGTGGTCCGGTACTGTCATCCTGGTTTCTGGAGTTCATTCCTGCTCCTAGCAGAGGCACCTGGATGGTTATCTTTTCAGCTTTTTGGACTGTTGGAACAATTCTTGAGGCTTCACTTGCATGGGTATGCTTTTGACTACGTTATTTGATAGTTGATTGCATTTACACCAATTCTACTACATTCTGTTCTAAAGTCTTATTAATTTAGAATCTGATAATTTCTTGCGCAAGGGATCCAATCATAAAAACTTTTGGAATCTGTCTCTCTTAGGACAATATTTTGCTTTTCCTAATTAATCATTATATAGCCAGCAGAAAGTTGTTACTCTATATGAATATTTTggcatgaaaaagaaaatttcattTGAATGTGTCAAAATCGTCACTGCAAGAAAAGGAATGATGAGAAAAAACATTGGAAGAAGTTATAATATAAATGTAAGTAGTTGTGCATTCTGTGGTCATTCCACAAACTTTGGATAGCTTTCATCGGGTAGTatgttcatttttctttttggtgaatAGCTTTTTGAGTAAAAAGTTGTTAAGTAGATCCTTTCCTTAGATTCAGATAAATAGTTAGAATGCAGATAATTCTAGTGTTCTTTTTTCGGTTGTAATGCTGGCATGTGTGACAAGAATATAACATTGATTTCTTCACATCTTGTTCTGTTCTTTGCAGTTTGTCATGCCAACACTGGGTTGGAGGTGGCTACTTGCACTCTCTGCACTCccttcttcacttcttcttaTATTCTATTGGGTAGCACCTGAATCACCAAGGTATTTATGCTTAAAAGGTAGAACAACTGAGGCAATCACTATTTTGGAGAAAGTAGCAAGACTGAATGGAACAAAACTCCCTTCTGGAATTCTTGTTTCAGATTCAACAGTAGAGTTATCTGAAAAGAGTACTCCTTCGGAAGATACAAGTTTGATCTCACCAAAGACAGATGAAGATGCGACTCCCAAGGAGATGGATTCTAATATGGGGGGCATCTCTTCACTGTTAACGCTCCTCTCCCCAAATTTAATCAGGTCTACCTTGCTTTTATGGGTAGTATTCTTTGGGAATGCCTTTTCATATTATGGCCTGGTGCTTCTGACGTCTGAGTTGAATGGACATAGCCAATGTGGGCCAACTAAAGTACAGTCAGTCGCGTCTCAGGATATCAACTACAAAAATATTTTCATCGCTAGTTTTGCAGGTAAATCTATCTATTAATTTTAGTATTGAAAATTATTTGATTATGCAAAGAGAAATGGTTTCTCACTGCTAAAAGATGGTTGAGTGACATTTAAATATGGGTTGGAATGAAGAGTTACCTGGGCTCATCATATCTGCTGCCACGGTGGATAGACTGGGTCGTAAGCTTTCGATGTCAGGGATGTTCTTCCTGTGCTGCATCTTTCTACTACCATTGGTAGTCCATCAGCCTGAGGGCTTGACCACTGCCCTTCTGTTTGGAGCTCGTATATGCATCACGGCAACCTTCACCATAGTCTATATATATGCTCCCGAGGTAAATTGTGAATGCATTTgtcatctttttatttttttaatttatttttttatgaggCAATGAACACACAAATGTTAAAAAGCATCTGAAAAAACCCTGCATCCAAGAAAATGGGTTTGTGAAGAACCTTGTTTGAAGCATGGAGTTGTGTGCTTATCCATGAAAATGGTTTAGCATTGCTACCAACTACCAAGTATTTAATCACCATATCTTTTGTTTGAACTGTAGATATACCCAACGTCAGTACGAACAACTGGTGTTGGAGTTGCAAGCGCAATGGGAAGAATCGGTGGAATGGTATGTCCTCTTGTGGCTATAGCTTTGGTACATGGGTGTCATCAAACAGCATCCATTCTGCTGTTCGAGGCTGTAATTTTTCTTTCAGGAATATGTGTAGTGCTTTTCCCATTTGAAACCAAGGGACGAGAATTGAGCGATAGTGTATCATCTAGCTCAAAGCCGATGGATGCTTTTGTATGATACACATAATACAGGACACCATTCATTTGCTAAACTTGAAAGGCAGAAACAATTAGGCAGGGAGTCCTGTTTCCATTGTAAAAAGCATTGCACGGTACAGATTTCCCTGACATACAATAGAACATTGAACATATCTGTTCAGAACTGTTACTGTATCCACTGGACTGCAGAAAAGTTGTTTCAGATTTTCTATAAACCTTCCCTATTAGTGCATGTGTATGGTAGAAGTAGTTTTGCTCAATGATGATTTTGATAGAAGCGGTTTTGTGTGAAGTACATAGAAATTTACATTATAAAAGCTTGGGAGAGTTTTCGAAGGCCAATTTGTCAAGAAACTGTGAAGCGCAGACCTATGGGGCTTTGGCTCAAACCTAGTATTGGGTCTTGGCAATTATGTGCCTATGCCAAGAAGAAAGGTTTTGGTCCCCCCTCAAGGTCCGGCAATTTTGGTGCTTAATGTTAAACAGCTGGAATTGGTTTCTGGCTTATTAAGGTTAGGAGAGGTTGTTAATGGGTTGTTGACTTGGGTGCCATGGTTTTTAATGTAGATCAATGCCTGCTTTTTGGGCTCCTTTGGTTTACACGGAGGCGGCATTGTTCATAGACTTGGAGTAGGGTCTTTCTTCCGGTTTCACTTCACTTATTGAGGCGAACCATGATGTTA encodes the following:
- the LOC133725588 gene encoding organic cation/carnitine transporter 7, which produces MGDGTQEYTVDDALVSMGFGKFQLLVLVYAGMGWISEAMEMMLLSFVGPAVQSAWGLSSKQESFITSVVFSGMLVGAYTWGIVSDNYGRRKGFLITAMITSGAGFLSAFSPNYTSLLIFRCLVGVGLGGGPVLSSWFLEFIPAPSRGTWMVIFSAFWTVGTILEASLAWFVMPTLGWRWLLALSALPSSLLLIFYWVAPESPRYLCLKGRTTEAITILEKVARLNGTKLPSGILVSDSTVELSEKSTPSEDTSLISPKTDEDATPKEMDSNMGGISSLLTLLSPNLIRSTLLLWVVFFGNAFSYYGLVLLTSELNGHSQCGPTKVQSVASQDINYKNIFIASFAELPGLIISAATVDRLGRKLSMSGMFFLCCIFLLPLVVHQPEGLTTALLFGARICITATFTIVYIYAPEIYPTSVRTTGVGVASAMGRIGGMVCPLVAIALVHGCHQTASILLFEAVIFLSGICVVLFPFETKGRELSDSVSSSSKPMDAFV